A region from the Aeromicrobium choanae genome encodes:
- a CDS encoding long-chain-fatty-acid--CoA ligase, with the protein MSDATFIADHARAAAQSAPDETGWIYEGREWTWAQAWDSIRRTAGALSGEGIGHGDHIAVVDKNNPAILQLVLGASLVGAATAIVNWRLAGDELDYTINDAGAKVLFVGHELLDQVDVIRDRLTTVERIIVMGGDADEFEAWQAAGEPLEQADGSAVDDTVVLMYSSGTTGRPKGVMLTQRNLVAHTESADTGIAYGEGAKMLIAMPMFHVGGTSYAMFGLKNRVPGHIIRDVEPGALAGAMMSGVTHAFLVPAVVAMLLQAGPDAMKLFSGLRGFSYGAAPMPLTILRGAQEHWPDTAFYQVYGLTEFCGVVTMLHDDEHRDLEHPERLLSAGKPIPGVEARVVDPATLQDAAPGEAGELWFRTEQATAGYHGRPEATAELYAEDGWVRTGDIGRIDADGYVYVEDRIKDMIITGGENVYSPEVERVLSEHPDLLEVAIIGVPDPTWGESVKAVVALRPGAEATEAEIIAWAREHLAHYKVPRSIDIVELLPRNPSGKILKRDLRKPYWTEAARQV; encoded by the coding sequence ATGTCCGATGCCACGTTCATCGCCGATCACGCCCGAGCCGCCGCGCAGTCCGCGCCCGACGAGACCGGCTGGATCTACGAGGGCCGCGAGTGGACCTGGGCGCAGGCCTGGGACTCGATCCGGCGCACCGCCGGCGCGCTCTCGGGCGAGGGCATCGGCCACGGCGACCACATCGCCGTCGTGGACAAGAACAACCCCGCCATCTTGCAGCTCGTGCTCGGTGCGAGCCTCGTCGGCGCCGCGACGGCCATCGTGAACTGGCGCCTGGCCGGCGACGAGCTGGACTACACGATCAACGACGCCGGCGCGAAGGTGCTGTTCGTCGGTCACGAGCTGCTGGACCAGGTCGACGTCATCCGCGACCGGCTCACGACCGTGGAGAGGATCATCGTCATGGGCGGCGACGCCGACGAGTTCGAGGCGTGGCAGGCCGCCGGCGAGCCCCTCGAGCAGGCGGACGGCTCGGCCGTCGACGACACCGTCGTCCTGATGTACAGCTCGGGCACCACGGGCCGCCCCAAGGGCGTGATGCTGACCCAGCGCAACCTGGTGGCGCACACCGAGAGCGCCGACACCGGGATCGCCTACGGCGAGGGCGCCAAGATGCTGATCGCGATGCCGATGTTCCACGTCGGCGGCACGTCCTACGCGATGTTCGGCCTCAAGAACCGGGTGCCGGGCCACATCATCCGCGACGTCGAGCCCGGCGCACTGGCCGGCGCGATGATGTCGGGCGTCACCCACGCCTTCCTCGTGCCCGCGGTGGTCGCGATGCTGCTGCAGGCCGGTCCGGACGCGATGAAGCTGTTCAGCGGGCTGCGCGGCTTCTCCTACGGCGCCGCGCCGATGCCGCTGACGATCCTGCGCGGTGCGCAGGAGCACTGGCCCGACACGGCGTTCTACCAGGTCTACGGCCTCACCGAGTTCTGCGGCGTCGTCACGATGCTGCACGACGACGAGCACCGCGACCTGGAGCATCCCGAGCGGCTGCTCTCGGCCGGCAAGCCGATCCCGGGGGTCGAGGCCCGCGTGGTCGATCCCGCCACGCTGCAGGACGCGGCCCCCGGCGAGGCCGGCGAGCTGTGGTTCCGCACCGAGCAGGCCACCGCCGGCTACCACGGGCGTCCCGAGGCGACCGCCGAGCTGTACGCCGAGGACGGCTGGGTCCGCACCGGCGACATCGGCCGGATCGACGCGGACGGCTACGTATACGTCGAGGACCGCATCAAGGACATGATCATCACAGGCGGCGAGAACGTGTACTCCCCCGAGGTCGAGCGGGTTCTCTCCGAGCACCCCGACCTGCTCGAGGTCGCGATCATCGGCGTGCCCGACCCGACGTGGGGCGAGTCCGTGAAGGCCGTCGTGGCGCTGCGTCCCGGGGCCGAGGCGACCGAGGCCGAGATCATCGCGTGGGCCCGCGAGCACCTGGCCCACTACAAGGTGCCGAGGAGCATCGACATCGTCGAGCTGCTGCCCCGCAACCCCTCGGGCAAGATCCTCAAGCGCGACCTGCGCAAGCCCTACTGGACCGAGGCGGCGCGCCAGGTCTGA
- the purF gene encoding amidophosphoribosyltransferase, whose product MPRGDGLLTHELDPSDAGPQDACGVFGVWAPGEEVAKLTYFGLYALQHRGQESAGIAVSNGRQILVYKDMGLVSQVFDEATLESLQGQIAIGHARYSTTGASVWQNAQPTFRPTAQGSVALGHNGNLTNTHELVQLLRERTKGDAKSVSAETATTDTSVMASLLASYRDRSVEDAALEVLPQLRGAFSLVFMDETTLYGARDPQGIRPLVLGRLERGWVIASETAALDIVGASYIREIEPGEFVAIDENGLRSSRFADAAPKGCIFEYVYLARPDTTINDQRVFSVRERIGRRLANTAPVEADLVIPVPESGTPAAIGYAEESGIPFGHGLVKNSYVGRTFIQPSQTIRQLGIRLKLNPLRDVIAGKRLVVVDDSIVRGNTQRALVRMLREFGAAEVHVRISSPPVKWPCFYGIDFASRAELVANGLTVDEICRSIGADSLSYVSLDDLIAATNVPADNLCRACFDGVYPIDLPDDDLIGKHLLELPANGTEPLKVIQ is encoded by the coding sequence GTGCCCCGCGGAGATGGTCTCCTGACCCACGAGCTCGATCCCTCTGATGCCGGACCCCAGGACGCCTGTGGCGTGTTCGGGGTCTGGGCCCCCGGCGAGGAAGTCGCCAAGCTCACCTACTTCGGCCTCTACGCCCTGCAGCACCGCGGGCAGGAGTCGGCCGGCATCGCCGTGAGCAACGGCCGGCAGATCCTCGTCTACAAGGACATGGGCCTGGTGTCCCAGGTCTTCGACGAGGCCACCCTCGAGTCGCTCCAGGGCCAGATCGCCATCGGCCACGCCCGCTACTCCACCACCGGCGCCAGCGTGTGGCAGAACGCCCAGCCCACCTTCCGGCCCACGGCCCAGGGATCGGTCGCGCTGGGGCACAACGGCAACCTGACCAACACGCACGAACTCGTGCAGCTGCTGCGTGAGCGGACCAAGGGCGACGCGAAGTCGGTCTCGGCCGAGACCGCCACCACCGACACGTCGGTGATGGCCTCCCTGCTGGCGTCCTACCGCGACCGCTCGGTCGAGGACGCGGCGCTCGAGGTCCTGCCCCAGCTGCGTGGCGCGTTCTCCCTGGTGTTCATGGACGAGACCACCCTCTACGGCGCGCGCGACCCGCAAGGCATCCGCCCGCTCGTGCTCGGCCGCCTCGAGCGTGGCTGGGTCATCGCGAGCGAGACCGCCGCCCTCGACATCGTCGGCGCCTCCTACATCCGCGAGATCGAGCCCGGCGAGTTCGTCGCGATCGACGAGAACGGCCTGCGCAGCAGCCGGTTCGCCGACGCCGCGCCGAAGGGCTGCATCTTCGAGTACGTCTACCTCGCGCGTCCCGACACCACGATCAACGACCAGCGCGTCTTCAGTGTGCGCGAGCGGATCGGCCGCCGCCTGGCCAACACCGCGCCCGTCGAGGCCGACCTCGTCATCCCGGTGCCGGAGTCCGGCACGCCCGCCGCGATCGGCTATGCCGAGGAGAGCGGCATCCCCTTCGGCCACGGCCTGGTCAAGAACTCCTACGTGGGCCGCACGTTCATCCAGCCCTCGCAGACGATTCGTCAGCTCGGCATCCGGCTCAAGCTGAACCCGCTGCGCGACGTCATCGCCGGGAAGCGCCTCGTGGTCGTCGACGACTCGATCGTGCGCGGCAACACCCAGCGCGCCCTCGTGCGGATGCTGCGCGAGTTCGGCGCCGCCGAGGTGCACGTGCGGATCTCCAGCCCGCCGGTGAAGTGGCCGTGCTTCTACGGCATCGACTTCGCCTCGCGTGCCGAACTGGTCGCCAACGGCCTCACCGTCGACGAGATCTGTCGCTCCATCGGCGCCGACAGCCTGTCGTACGTGTCGCTCGACGACCTCATCGCCGCCACGAATGTCCCGGCCGACAACCTGTGCCGGGCCTGCTTCGACGGGGTCTACCCGATCGATCTGCCCGACGACGACCTCATCGGCAAGCACCTGCTGGAGCTGCCGGCCAACGGGACCGAGCCCTTGAAGGTGATCCAGTGA
- the purM gene encoding phosphoribosylformylglycinamidine cyclo-ligase, whose translation MTSYASAGVSIEEGDRAVELMKQWVAKATRPEVVGGIGGFAGLFDASALKGYTRPLLATSADGVGTKVAIAQAMDRHDTIGFDLVGMLVDDLVVCGAEPLFLTDYIATGKVVPERIADIVKGIAAACAETGTALLGGETAEHPGLLAPDEYDVAGSTTGVVEADRLLGAELVREGDVVVAMASSGLHSNGYSLVRHVFFDIAGWKLDREVPEFGRTLGEELLTPTRLYTKPCLALADAVEVHAMSHITGGGLAANLERVLPDSVSVRLDRSSWTPAPVFGLVGELGKVAQADLDLALNMGVGMVAIVPADAADAAVALLGEHGVDAWIAGEVAAAGTHGAGGSVTLG comes from the coding sequence GTGACCTCGTACGCCTCCGCCGGAGTCTCCATCGAGGAGGGCGACCGCGCGGTCGAGCTCATGAAGCAGTGGGTCGCGAAGGCCACCCGCCCCGAGGTCGTGGGCGGCATCGGCGGCTTCGCCGGCCTGTTCGACGCCTCGGCTCTCAAGGGCTACACGCGTCCGCTGCTGGCCACGAGCGCCGACGGCGTCGGCACGAAGGTCGCCATCGCGCAGGCGATGGACCGGCACGACACGATCGGGTTCGACCTGGTCGGCATGCTCGTGGACGACCTCGTCGTCTGCGGTGCCGAGCCGCTGTTCCTCACCGACTACATCGCCACCGGCAAGGTCGTGCCCGAGCGCATCGCCGACATCGTCAAGGGCATCGCCGCGGCGTGTGCCGAGACCGGCACCGCGCTGCTGGGCGGCGAGACCGCCGAGCACCCCGGACTGCTGGCCCCCGACGAGTACGACGTCGCCGGATCCACCACGGGCGTCGTCGAGGCCGACCGCCTGCTCGGCGCCGAGCTCGTTCGCGAGGGTGACGTCGTGGTGGCGATGGCCTCCTCGGGGCTGCACTCCAACGGCTACTCGCTCGTGCGCCACGTCTTCTTCGACATCGCCGGCTGGAAGCTCGACCGCGAGGTGCCGGAGTTCGGCCGCACGCTGGGCGAGGAGCTGCTCACCCCCACGCGCCTCTACACGAAGCCGTGCCTCGCGCTGGCCGACGCGGTCGAGGTGCACGCCATGTCGCACATCACCGGCGGCGGGCTCGCGGCGAACCTCGAGCGTGTCCTGCCCGACTCGGTCTCCGTCCGGCTCGACCGGTCCTCGTGGACCCCGGCCCCGGTCTTCGGCCTCGTGGGCGAGCTCGGGAAGGTGGCACAGGCCGACCTCGACCTGGCGCTGAACATGGGCGTCGGGATGGTCGCGATCGTCCCGGCCGACGCGGCCGACGCGGCGGTCGCCCTGCTGGGCGAGCACGGCGTCGACGCGTGGATCGCGGGAGAGGTCGCGGCGGCCGGAACTCACGGCGCGGGCGGTTCGGTCACTCTCGGCTGA
- a CDS encoding DUF3073 domain-containing protein: MGRGRAKAKQTKVARDLKYRTLDTDFNDLERELHGESGDPIPDQYVDLAKKLGDPAAS, from the coding sequence ATGGGCCGCGGCCGTGCCAAAGCGAAGCAGACGAAGGTCGCTCGCGATCTCAAGTACCGGACATTGGACACGGACTTCAATGATCTGGAGCGAGAGCTTCATGGAGAGTCGGGCGACCCGATTCCCGACCAGTACGTTGATCTCGCCAAGAAACTGGGAGACCCTGCCGCCAGCTGA
- a CDS encoding MMPL family transporter, with protein MGPRRSIVVVLLGLIVSGLIMAFAPEPTAGNEAGSNLPESAESARAEALLDELPQADEAPAIVVFSREGGLSPEDLAALGERSQAIGAELDLEASPPVPSETGAAAIVAIPVKTGLSNDDNAELVEQIREVARADLPDGVKAEVTGAPAVQADLGAVFDGADVRLLAVTAAVVAVLLIITYRSPWLWLVPLTVIGIGDRVAARTLEGISGTFGFEIDGSITGITSVLVFGAGTNYALLLIARYREELRRHDSRHEAMRTAVGGAAPAILSSSGTVVLALLSLLIADSPFVSGIGLAGAIGIVIAVAFALLVLPSAMVLPGRWLFWPFVPRNGDEDPSERGWWFRVGSTVTSRPWPVAIASLGVLTAMAAGALTLSTGLGQSEQFLDTPESIQAQETLQDGFPAGISAPTVVATSPDQVEAVTAAANGVSGVESARPAGASDDVAEVQVVLSVAPESEQALTAIEDLRTAVKDADPDALVGGPDAQALDEAQTAADDRATVIPIVLAIVLVMLLVLLRSVVAAVILCATTVLSYLSALGVGWLLFDHVLGWSAMDVSTPLLAFIFLVALGVDYNIFLTARAREEMALTGDATASIVKALAVTGGVITSAGVLLAAVFTVLGVLPLVLLAQLGVVVGFGVLLDTVLVRGVATPALVALCGRRFWWPSKLSR; from the coding sequence GTGGGGCCGCGCCGATCCATCGTCGTGGTGCTGCTGGGGCTGATCGTCTCCGGACTGATCATGGCGTTCGCCCCGGAGCCGACCGCCGGCAACGAGGCCGGATCCAACCTGCCCGAGTCGGCGGAGTCGGCGCGCGCCGAGGCACTGCTCGACGAGCTGCCCCAGGCTGACGAGGCGCCCGCGATCGTCGTTTTCTCCCGCGAGGGCGGGCTCTCCCCCGAGGACCTCGCAGCGCTGGGCGAGCGCTCGCAGGCGATCGGCGCCGAGCTCGACCTCGAGGCGAGCCCGCCGGTGCCGTCGGAGACCGGTGCGGCCGCGATCGTCGCGATCCCGGTGAAGACCGGCCTGAGCAACGACGACAACGCCGAGCTCGTCGAGCAGATCCGTGAGGTCGCCCGGGCCGACCTGCCCGACGGCGTGAAGGCCGAGGTCACCGGCGCGCCGGCTGTCCAGGCCGACCTCGGCGCGGTGTTCGACGGCGCCGACGTGCGCCTGCTCGCCGTCACGGCGGCCGTCGTGGCGGTGCTGCTGATCATCACCTATCGCAGCCCGTGGCTGTGGCTCGTCCCGCTGACCGTCATCGGCATCGGCGACCGCGTCGCCGCCCGCACGCTCGAGGGCATCTCCGGCACCTTCGGCTTCGAGATCGACGGCTCGATCACCGGCATCACCTCGGTCCTGGTCTTCGGCGCGGGCACGAACTACGCCCTGCTGCTGATCGCCCGCTACCGCGAGGAGCTGCGGCGCCACGACTCGCGCCACGAGGCGATGCGGACCGCCGTCGGCGGTGCCGCGCCCGCGATCCTGTCCAGCTCCGGCACCGTGGTCCTGGCCCTGCTGTCGCTGCTGATCGCCGACTCGCCGTTCGTCAGCGGCATCGGCCTGGCCGGCGCGATCGGCATCGTCATCGCGGTGGCGTTCGCCCTGCTCGTGCTGCCGTCGGCGATGGTCCTGCCCGGCCGCTGGCTGTTCTGGCCGTTCGTGCCCCGCAACGGCGACGAGGACCCGTCCGAGCGTGGCTGGTGGTTCCGCGTCGGCAGCACCGTCACGTCGCGCCCGTGGCCCGTCGCGATCGCCTCCCTGGGCGTCCTGACGGCCATGGCCGCGGGCGCGCTCACGCTCTCCACCGGCCTGGGCCAGAGCGAGCAGTTCCTCGACACCCCCGAGTCGATCCAGGCCCAGGAGACGCTGCAGGACGGCTTCCCCGCGGGCATCTCCGCGCCCACGGTCGTGGCGACCTCTCCCGACCAGGTGGAGGCCGTCACGGCCGCTGCCAACGGGGTCTCGGGCGTCGAGAGCGCCCGCCCCGCCGGGGCCTCCGACGACGTGGCCGAGGTCCAGGTCGTGCTGTCGGTCGCGCCCGAGAGCGAGCAGGCCCTCACCGCGATCGAGGACCTGCGCACCGCCGTCAAGGACGCCGATCCCGACGCCCTCGTCGGCGGGCCGGACGCGCAGGCGCTGGACGAGGCGCAGACCGCCGCCGACGACCGGGCCACGGTGATCCCGATCGTGCTGGCCATCGTGCTGGTCATGCTGCTGGTCCTGCTGCGCTCCGTCGTGGCGGCCGTCATCCTGTGCGCCACCACGGTGCTGTCGTACCTGTCGGCCCTCGGCGTGGGGTGGCTGCTGTTCGACCACGTCCTGGGCTGGTCCGCGATGGACGTCAGCACGCCGCTGCTGGCCTTCATCTTCCTGGTCGCGCTGGGCGTGGACTACAACATCTTCCTCACCGCGCGAGCGCGCGAGGAGATGGCCCTCACCGGCGACGCGACCGCCTCGATCGTGAAGGCGCTGGCCGTGACCGGAGGCGTGATCACCAGCGCCGGCGTGCTGCTGGCGGCCGTCTTCACCGTGCTCGGCGTGCTGCCGCTCGTGCTGCTGGCCCAGCTGGGCGTCGTGGTCGGGTTCGGCGTGCTGCTCGACACCGTGCTGGTGCGCGGCGTGGCGACGCCGGCCCTGGTGGCGCTGTGCGGCCGCCGCTTCTGGTGGCCCAGCAAGCTCTCGCGCTGA
- a CDS encoding Glu/Leu/Phe/Val dehydrogenase dimerization domain-containing protein → MSTPSSFGTHHEQVVFCHDEASGLRAIIALYSTALGPGLGGTRFFPYASESDALADVLNLSQGMAYKNALAGLDLGGGKAVIIGDPRTDKSEALLRAYGRFVQTLAGRYFTACDVGTFSTDMDVIARECDYVTGRTVEHGGAGDSSVLTAFGVYQGMRASAQFTWGDTSLAGKRVGIAGVGKVGRHLTAHLVQEDARVVVTDIDPAAVARLVEQYPGLEVAGSTEELIAADLDVYAPCALGGALNETSVESLTARVVAGAANNQLAHDGVGKLVADRGIVYAPDYCVNSGGVIQVADELDPSGFSFDRAKARATGIFDTTLAVLERAASEGITTAEAADRQAEQRIREIGRLAQIRLP, encoded by the coding sequence ATGAGCACGCCCAGCAGCTTCGGCACCCACCACGAGCAAGTCGTCTTCTGCCACGACGAGGCCTCCGGACTGCGGGCGATCATCGCCCTGTACTCCACGGCACTCGGCCCCGGGCTGGGCGGCACGCGGTTCTTCCCCTACGCCAGCGAGTCCGACGCCTTGGCCGACGTGCTCAACCTCAGCCAGGGCATGGCCTACAAGAACGCCCTCGCCGGGCTCGACCTCGGCGGCGGCAAGGCCGTGATCATCGGCGATCCCCGCACCGACAAGTCCGAGGCCCTCCTGCGGGCCTACGGCCGCTTCGTCCAGACGCTCGCCGGGCGCTACTTCACGGCCTGCGACGTGGGCACCTTCTCCACCGACATGGACGTCATCGCCCGCGAGTGCGACTACGTCACCGGCCGCACGGTCGAGCACGGCGGCGCCGGCGACTCCAGCGTCCTGACCGCCTTCGGCGTCTACCAGGGCATGCGAGCCTCGGCGCAGTTCACGTGGGGCGACACCTCACTGGCCGGCAAGCGCGTCGGCATCGCCGGCGTGGGCAAGGTCGGACGCCACCTGACCGCACACCTCGTTCAGGAGGACGCCCGGGTGGTCGTCACCGACATCGACCCGGCCGCCGTGGCGCGCCTGGTCGAGCAGTACCCGGGCCTCGAGGTCGCCGGGTCCACCGAGGAGCTGATCGCCGCCGACCTTGACGTCTACGCGCCGTGCGCCCTGGGCGGAGCCCTCAACGAGACGTCGGTCGAGTCCCTCACCGCGCGTGTGGTGGCCGGCGCAGCCAACAACCAGCTGGCGCACGACGGCGTCGGCAAGCTCGTGGCCGACCGCGGCATCGTCTACGCGCCGGACTACTGCGTGAACTCGGGCGGCGTCATCCAGGTCGCCGACGAGCTCGACCCGAGCGGCTTCTCCTTCGACCGTGCGAAGGCGCGGGCCACCGGCATCTTCGACACCACGCTGGCCGTCCTCGAGCGCGCGGCGAGCGAGGGGATCACCACGGCCGAGGCCGCCGACCGCCAGGCCGAGCAGCGGATCCGCGAGATCGGACGGCTCGCGCAGATCCGGCTCCCCTGA
- a CDS encoding SDR family NAD(P)-dependent oxidoreductase: protein MGIDPAGQVVVITGSSSGIGAAAARRLAARGATVCLLARREAELEAVAAAIRAEGGDAHPYPVDLTDEASTRAAVERVLADHGRVDVLVSNAARSIRRPIVDSLDRLHDHERVMAINYFAAVRLIHLVLPSMLATGRGHVVISSTLSTQVPIPLFSAYLASKSALESYVRSLSAELGHRGITTSTVHFPMVRTEMSGGTEIYRAMSMMSPDEAGRWIERAVVSRPSRITSAFGVAGETSMALLPGIVTRATAPFFRRMDRNLARRAAAGDVHE, encoded by the coding sequence TCGCCGCGCGCGGTGCGACCGTGTGCCTGCTGGCCCGGCGCGAGGCCGAGCTCGAGGCCGTCGCCGCGGCCATCCGGGCCGAAGGCGGTGACGCCCACCCCTACCCGGTCGACCTGACGGACGAGGCCTCCACCCGCGCCGCGGTCGAGCGCGTCCTGGCCGACCACGGCCGCGTCGACGTCCTGGTGAGCAACGCCGCGCGCTCGATCAGGCGCCCCATCGTGGACTCGCTCGACCGCCTGCACGACCACGAGCGGGTCATGGCGATCAACTACTTCGCCGCCGTGCGCCTCATCCACCTCGTGCTGCCGTCGATGCTCGCCACGGGGCGCGGCCACGTCGTGATCAGCTCGACCCTGTCGACCCAGGTGCCGATCCCCCTGTTCTCGGCCTACCTCGCCAGCAAGAGCGCGTTGGAGTCCTATGTGCGCTCGCTGTCGGCCGAGCTGGGCCATCGCGGCATCACCACCAGCACCGTCCACTTCCCGATGGTGCGCACCGAGATGTCCGGCGGCACCGAGATCTACCGGGCGATGTCGATGATGAGCCCGGACGAGGCCGGCCGGTGGATCGAGCGCGCCGTCGTGTCGCGCCCCTCGCGGATCACCAGCGCTTTCGGCGTCGCCGGCGAGACGTCGATGGCCCTGCTGCCCGGCATCGTCACGCGCGCCACCGCCCCGTTCTTCCGGCGCATGGACCGCAACCTCGCACGTCGCGCCGCCGCCGGCGACGTTCACGAGTAG